In Topomyia yanbarensis strain Yona2022 chromosome 2, ASM3024719v1, whole genome shotgun sequence, one DNA window encodes the following:
- the LOC131682288 gene encoding ovochymase-2-like, whose product MLWSIFLPLVLFGNRGVSLKVPCGKRTEGVEYWPWHVTVFRENADSESPACGGTLLNEKYVITAAHCLYDLAGNRIENWFLKISYGVGATKRIVSVDRVYHPNNFDVDKFESDIAVLKMNTSVQFDQHIAPVCFYKLWNFKPAGNLTIPVLISSTNNVSTVEWTAIYYISCYSVNRHIFDSSYIYNICMGNMLDTYKFQINRGSGILINKDDSWHLVGVLLYTVGPNEVDPTYGGGIEVVPFADWVVRILNGMMISVSEQECNRYKEIEVPPESRTFHPTITLQNKVSSSKNPVCYGTLISERFILTAAICSKLTTKICMQHHFMIVSTYTNFQFHFHPHDTNRQGLALVALNENARNMRYFIHCLWNEDTSMEFLMDLRHEMKSLANVRVKYQPGSAVDVTVDGDNNSLPAMIFTKPGDALSFQRMGENVKYVVGLINKQQGMDESFPIQVINVINYLQWIESTVWPNIKPY is encoded by the exons ATGTTATGGAGTATCTTCTTACCATTGGTGCTGTTCGGAAACAGAGGAGTGAGTCTAAAAGTACCATGTGGAAAACGTACCGAAGGTGTCGAATACTGGCCGTGGCATGTGACCGTCTTTCGGGAAAATGCTGACTCCGAATCGCCAGCTTGTGGTGGCACCCTACtcaatgaaaaatatgtgaTCACCGCTGCGCATTGTCTGTACGATCTCGCGGGAAATCGAATCGAGAAttggtttttaaaaatttcctaTGGTGTTGGAGCAACTAAAAGAATAGTTTCGGTGGATAGAGTATATCATCCGAACAATTTCGATGTAGATAAATTTGAAAGCGACATTGCGGTGCTGAAGATGAATACGTCTGTTCAGTTTGACCAACATATCGCTCCAGTCTGTTTCTATAAGCTATGGAATTTCAAGCCAGCGGGCAACTTAACGATACCAGTATTAATAAGTTCTACCAACAATGTGTCGACAGTGGAATGGACTGCTATTTACTATATATCTTGCTATTCAGTCAACCGACACATTTTTGACTCCTCGTATATCTATAACATCTGCATGGGAAATATGCTTG ACACATACAAATTTCAGATCAATCGTGGAAGTGGAATACTAATCAACAAAGATGATTCATGGCACTTGGTTGGAGTATTGCTGTACACTGTTGGTCCAAACGAGGTAGATCCTACCTACGGAGGAGGCATCGAAGTGGTACCATTCGCGGACTGGGTCGTAAGAATTCTTAACGGAATGATGATAAGTGTTAGCGAACAAG AATGTAACCGCTATAAAGAAATAGAAGTGCCACCGGAAAGTAGAACATTTCACCCAACAATTACCCTGCAGAATAAAGTCAGTTCCTCAAAAAACCCCGTTTGTTACGGAACATTGATAAGTGAACGATTCATTCTGACAGCGGCAATTTGTAGTAAATTGACCA CTAAAATCTGCATGCAACATCATTTTATGATAGTTTCGACATACACCAATTTCCAGTTCCACTTTCATCCTCATGATACAAATCGTCAAGGACTAGCTCTCGTAGCACTGAACGAAAACGCACG CAATATGCGATATTTTATACATTGCCTATGGAATGAGGATACTTCCATGGAATTTTTGATGGATCTACGACATGAAATGAAATCACTGGCCAATGTTCGTGTCAAATACCAACCCGGAAGTGCGGTCGATGTTACTGTTGATGGTGACAACAACTCGTTGCCCGCGATGATATTTACCAAACCTGGTGATGCCCTTTCATTCCAACGGATGGGAGAAAATGTCAAGTATGTGGTCGGATTAATCAACAAACAGCAAGGGATGGACGAAAGCTTTCCGATACAGGTGATAAACGTGATCAACTATCTACAGTGGATCGAGTCAACAGTTTGGCCGAATATCAAGCCATACTAG